In Plasmodium falciparum 3D7 genome assembly, chromosome: 8, the following proteins share a genomic window:
- a CDS encoding ubiquitin conjugation factor E4 B, putative produces the protein MVDKIKEDAIIQNTFQICLKKEECNNNKLYLESYVKELKENNEELYFLLDNLYFILLHKISDLHRQKKNCLSYLCSCASRLVDKSLYKGINMNNKESDIIINEISDQIVNSVIIYLENLDIYPNMKISKKERMEVFYEFLKKSCTSRFLKKLLSFIEENDKNEDDENSKQLNKFFNPIIDLILSNLNNRNLVYPKNDVAVLFSFLTGFKPIADLITHNKSMFLYINVNDRMKDNMNCDIKKESDKNLLSTCKSMPVNTTDSSTNNITTNRSNNSNGNNDVPQEGPTTTNSNNNNANNNLSNNNLSSNNLSNNNLSSNSIIRRSVPYAHFHSTIIQNSYSRFSRDKEISTCGYNFQLNSLLGRLISPTIINMPNILKKEEIAMYKYFFNSNTNSLNKMTLNGLKNTYTLLRKDTDWILENCVEIIKNLLKSSSDSKKIILLWINCILISNEKKTKIMYHYSTYPQSLDTSYGLFLKLLGENSYGFCLNMFWVLLCLCEPITVNKINDLDFFFFLRNDPFSKFLLKNITNQSSFEDKSNVEKIKKNVERSECFQKEPKFITCIFWMTFKSLSVFFKPAVDEFIKIVQEAGNAKDKDFYYMNIHAWKIFLYNTRFNQLLFKFLHLCMNYFLHVAYVYDINGNINNSMKTCLNEHNNSLVHLVLKCCPPPNEKYYNNTKEGTTEGTNIVSHMRENEKVERNEPIGENKRIENNDGVVENNQMNESGRNGSLDEDLNRDEREGINISNESNNRVSLGINNNEENTPMVISPLDGSDDRLYASPHFSIIPTFFLSDIFEILYLLYELDLFKSPNNETLMNYLDIDLFLAFSIFTMLSENHIKSIHLRCESAPKTFSFLYKLDNLKKVIEESELTKKYIIKSLTNVFIASQKGEYTERMQTRVRIVENFNSFFLNKTYVNQFTQLVINNNNLFVHLIHLLLNDVSFLVEEVVSYLSEIKRREENNKKKKDSQQENEQEANSNSYLNATTRNNRTSNGSSNSVANLNYSSLNNNNNNNNNNNNNNNNNNNNNSNNFNDSSFNSDNNSDDGEEGGMDYDLSNESMRNLAAKTKMIITYCYKSCIFLNLLCKNYPNNILTSNTILSQIVTCLNCYFDYLVGPKCLNIKVKNMEQYNFRPQLWLTSIVESYLFLLNSDKEHEELLIREIANEGRYYKAEIFNKAYYICKREGLLHKEELNKFKNFCQEIVDMKDEVELFNDVDDIPDNFLDPILQDIMLDPVLLPTSGIIIDRKNIERHLMSEPNDPFNRAPLSKEQLVPMPQLKEEIQNYINKLRQEKKKKKKKIDNIDFDVENEEFPNFHQEQNGEVQKNETSNM, from the coding sequence atggtggataaaattaaagaagaTGCTATTATTCAAAACACTTTTCAGATATGCTTGAAAAAAGAGgaatgtaataataacaaattatatttagAATCTTATGTgaaagaattaaaagaaaacaatgaggagttatattttttgcttgataatttatattttattttacttcACAAGATAAGTGATTTACATAGACAGAAGAAAAATTGCTTAAGTTATTTATGTTCATGTGCTTCTCGGTTAGTTGATAAAAGTTTATATAAAggtataaatatgaataataaagaaagtgatataataattaatgaGATATCTGATCAAATTGTTAATagtgtaattatatatttagaaaatttggatatatatccaaatatgaaaataagtaaaaaagaaagaatggaagtattttatgaatttttaaaaaaatcttGTACATCTcgatttttaaaaaaattattgtcTTTTATAGAAGAAAacgataaaaatgaagatgatgaaaatagTAAACAGTTAAATAAATTCTTTAATCCAATAATAGATTTGATATTAAGTAATTTGAATAATAGAAATTTAGTGTATCCAAAAAATGATGTCGCTGTTTTGTTCAGTTTCTTGACAGGTTTCAAACCTATAGCTGATTTGATAACACATAATAAGtctatgtttttatatataaatgtgaaTGATCGTATGAAGGATAATATGAATTgtgatataaaaaaggaaagtgataaaaatttattatcaaCATGTAAGAGTATGCCTGTAAATACGACCGATTCGtctacaaataatataacaacaaATCGTAGTAATAACAGCAATGGTAATAATGATGTTCCACAAGAGGGACCCACAACCACCAactctaataataataatgcaaATAATAACCTTAGTAATAATAACCTTAGTAGTAATAAtcttagtaataataatcttAGTAGTAATAGCATCATCCGTAGAAGCGTGCCATACGCACATTTCCATAGCACCATTATACAAAATAGTTATTCGCGATTTAGTAGAGATAAAGAAATTAGTACTTGTGGATACAACTTCCAATTGAATAGCTTACTAGGTCGTCTAATTTCACCtacaattattaatatgCCCAATATACTAAAAAAAGAGGAGATTgctatgtataaatatttctttaacAGTAATACAAATagtttaaataaaatgacaCTAAATGGATTAAAAAATACTTATACTTTATTAAGAAAGGATACTGATTGGATTTTAGAAAATTGTGTAGAAATTATAAAGAACTTATTAAAAAGTAGTAGTGATAgtaaaaagataatattgCTATGGATAAATTGTATTCTTATCTCTAATgagaagaaaacaaaaataatgtatCATTATTCTACATATCCACAATCATTAGATACTTCTTAtggattatttttaaaattgttAGGAGAAAATTCTTATGGGTTTTGTCTTAATATGTTTTGGgttttattatgtttatgtgAACCCATAActgtaaataaaattaacgatttggatttttttttctttctaagAAATGACCCGTTctctaaatttttattaaaaaatattacaaaccAATCGTCGTTTGAAGATAAATCAAATGTcgaaaaaattaagaaaaatgtTGAACGTTCCGAATGTTTCCAAAAAGAGCCTAAATTTATCACATGTATATTTTGGATGACCTTTAAATCATTGAGTGTATTTTTTAAACCTGCCGTAGatgaatttattaaaatagtTCAAGAAGCGGGGAATGCCAAAGATAaagatttttattatatgaatatacatGCGTGGAAAATTTTCCTGTATAACACACGCTTTAATCAATTATTGTTtaaatttttacatttatgtatgaattattttcttcatgtagcatatgtatatgatattaatggaaatattaataattctaTGAAAACTTGTTtaaatgaacataataatagttTAGTACATTTGGTTTTAAAGTGTTGTCCTCCTCCTAAcgagaaatattataataatactaaaGAAGGTACAACCGAGGGGACTAATATAGTTTCCCACATGAgggaaaatgaaaaagtgGAAAGGAATGAACCTATTggagaaaataaaagaattgaaaataatgatgggGTTGTCGAAAATAACCAAATGAATGAATCAGGAAGAAATGGTTCCCTAGATGAAGACCTTAATAGAGACGAAAGAGAAGGAATCAACATAAGTAATGAAAGTAATAATAGGGTATCATtaggtataaataataacgaAGAGAATACCCCAATGGTGATAAGTCCTTTGGATGGATCAGATGATCGTTTATATGCATCTCCACACTTTTCTATAATAcctactttttttttaagtgatatatttgaaattttatatttattatacgaATTGGATTTATTTAAAAGTCCGAATAATGAAACATTAATGAATTATTTAGATATAGATTTGTTTTTAGCCTTTTCTATATTTACAATGTTAAGTGAAAATCATATTAAAAGTATTCATTTAAGATGTGAATCAGCTCCTAaaacattttcatttttatataaattagataatttaaaaaaagtaattgAAGAATCTGAATTgactaaaaaatatataataaaatcattAACAAATGTATTTATAGCTTCACAAAAAGGAGAATACACGGAAAGAATGCAAACACGTGTACGTATAGTAGAGAACTTTAATagtttctttttaaataaaacatatgtaAATCAATTTACACAATtagtaataaataataataatttatttgttcacttgatacatttattattaaatgatgtAAGTTTTCTAGTTGAAGAGGTTGTGTCTTATTTATctgaaataaaaagaagagaagaaaataataagaagaaaaaggaTTCCCAACAAGAAAATGAACAAGAAGCAAATTCAAATTCTTATTTAAATGCGACTACAAGAAATAATAGAACATCAAATGGAAGTAGCAATTCTGTAgcaaatttaaattattcatctttaaataataataataataataacaataataacaataataataataacaataataataataacaatagtaACAATTTTAATGATTCCTCATTTaatagtgataataatagtgaTGATGGAGAAGAAGGTGGAATGGATTATGATTTATCAAATGAAAGTATGAGAAACCTAGCAGCCAAaacaaaaatgattataacaTATTGCTATAAgtcatgtatatttttaaatttattatgtaaaaattATCCAAATAATATACTTACATCCAATACCATACTATCACAAATCGTTACATGCTTAAACtgttattttgattatttagTTGGTCCCAAATGTTTAAATATcaaagtaaaaaatatggaacaATATAATTTTAGACCACAATTATGGCTCACCAGTATAGTAGAATCTTATCTATTCTTATTGAATTCTGATAAAGAACACGAAGAGTTGTTAATTAGAGAAATAGCAAATGAAGGAAGATATTATAAAGctgaaatttttaataaagcttattatatatgtaaaagaGAAGGATTGTTACACaaagaagaattaaataaatttaaaaacttTTGTCAAGAAATTGTAGATATGAAAGATGAAGTAGAGTTATTTAATGATGTTGATGATATACCTGATAATTTCTTAGATCCAATTCTACAAGATATTATGTTAGATCCAGTTCTTTTACCTACATCTGGTATTATTATTGACAGAAAGAATATTGAAAGGCATTTAATGAGTGAACCTAATGATCCATTTAATAGAGCCCCACTTTCAAAAGAACAACTAGTACCCATGCCACAGCTAAAGGAAGAAATTCaaaattacataaataaattaagacaagaaaaaaaaaaaaaaaaaaaaaaaatcgatAATATAGACTTTGATgtagaaaatgaagaattcCCAAATTTTCATCAAGAACAAAATGGAGAAGtgcaaaaaaatgaaacttcaaatatgtaa
- a CDS encoding SNARE protein, putative, whose amino-acid sequence MFILSDDDVAYSNSINSEEIEESDYENSEAHSRYYEETDEEESNNNDIDDEDLCLFKYVCIGSLDDVDILLKYSLFNRDIDKSANFIVKKILIASKKKLNYCNKKILNWDNHIIYFIICTDKKLALFLIGLDLKASFKNYAFEFLRKLEIYAKSNLFYDKNYVSSHVNPSKVHTIECFMKTTIKNLNKCCKNEKLFAVKQKLNKINSVMNNHIDTLYKSRGNIKALQYKTEDMSKNTLNFVQNTKKLKRIMFLKYWKTYFLCACFLIIGFKVYRSI is encoded by the coding sequence ATGTTTATTCTTTCAGATGATGATGTTGCATATTCCAATAGTATAAACAGTGAAGAGATTGAAGAAAGCGATTATGAGAATAGCGAGGCACATTCAAGATATTATGAAGAAAcagatgaagaagaaagtaataataatgatatagatgatgaagatttatgtttatttaaatatgtatgtataggTTCTTTAGATGatgtagatatattattaaaatatagtCTTTTTAATAGAGATATAGATAAATCAGCAAATTTTAttgtgaaaaaaatattaatcgcatccaaaaaaaaattaaattattgtaataaaaaaatattaaattgggataatcatataatatattttattatatgtacagATAAAAAACTtgcattatttttaataggTCTAGATTTAAAAGCatcatttaaaaattatgcaTTCGAATTTTTAAGAAAACTTGAAATATATGCTAAgtctaatttattttatgataaaaattatgtatcAAGTCATGTAAACCCATCAAAAGTTCATACTATTGAATGTTTTATGAAAACcacaattaaaaatttaaataaatgttgtaaaaatgaaaaacttTTTGCTgttaaacaaaaattaaataaaattaattcagTTATGAATAATCATATAGATACCTTATACAAATCCAGAGGAAATATTAAAGCCTTACAATATAAAACGGAGGATATGTCAAAAAATACTTTAAATTTTGTACAAAACacgaaaaaattaaaaagaattatgTTCCTTAAATACTGGAAAACTTATTTTCTATGTGCTTGCTTTTTAATCATAGGATTTAAGGTATATAGATCCATTTAA
- a CDS encoding receptor for activated c kinase, producing the protein MMDNIKEAEISLRGVLEGGHSDWVTSVSTPTDPKLKTIVSASRDKKLIVWNINTDDDSGEIGTAKKSLTGHSQAINDVSISSDGLFALSGSWDHSVRLWDLSLGETIRSFIGHTSDVFSVSFSPDNRQIVSASRDKTIKLWNTLAQCKYTITDQQHTDWITCVRFSPSPNQAIIVSCGWDKLVKVWNLKNCDLNKNLEGHTGVLNTVTISPDGSLCASGGKDGVAKLWDVKEGKHLYSLETGSTINSLCFSPCDYWLCAATDRFIRIWNLESKLIISEIYPVKQSKIGVPWCTSLTWSANGQLLYCGSTDGNIYVYEVKKHSV; encoded by the exons atgatggataatataaaagaagctGAAATTTCTTTAAGGGGTGTTTTAGAAGGTGGTCATAGTGACTGGGTTACATCTGTATCAACACCAACAGACCCCAAATTAAAAACTATTGTTAGTGCTTCAAgag aTAAGAAATTGATCGTATGGAATATTAATACTGATGATGACAGTGGAGAAATCGGAACAGCTAAAAAATCATTAACTGGTCATTCCCAAGCTATTAATGATGTTTCCATATCGTCAGATGGTTTATTTGCCTTATCAGGTTCTTGGGACCATTCAGTACGTTTATGGGATTTATCACTTGGTGAAACCATAAGATCATTTATTGGTCACACGTCTGATGTTTTTAGTGTATCATTTAGCCCAGATAATAGACAAATCGTCTCAGCTAGTAGAGACAAAACTATTAAATTATGGAATACCTTAGCACAATGTAAATATACAATAACAGATCAACAGCACACAGATTGGATTACATGTGTTCGATTTTCACCTTCACCAAATCAAGCTATTATAGTTTCATGTGGTTGGGATAAATTAGTTAAAGTGtggaatttaaaaaattgtgatttaaataaaaacttAGAAGGACATACTGGTGTTCTAAATACTGTCACAATTTCACCTGATGGTTCATTATGTGCCTCAGGAGGTAAAGATGGTGTTGCCAAATTATGGGATGTTAAGGAAGGTAAACATTTATATTCCTTAGAAACAGGTTCAACCATTAATTCACTTTGTTTCTCTCCATGTGATTATTGGTTATGTGCAGCAACGGATAGATTTATCAGAATATGGAACTTGGAAAGCAAATTAATCATTTCAGAAATTTATCCTGTCAAACAATCTAAAATAGGTGTACCTTGGTGTACATCCTTAACATGGTCAGCTAATggacaattattatattgtggTTCTACAgatggaaatatatatgtatatgaagTTAAAAAACACTCAGTttga